aCACTATTCCgtaattaattattctGTATTTATGatagttaattatatttgttataaaatttgaattattataaacaatattaCATCATTATactattttacatattatacttcgttaaattatttcagataaatttccaaattattacGCTCAATTGTATCTACTTTTGCACATTTTTCTTCATTACAATGTATTCTTGCTAATGTTTCATCCTCAGATTGATATTCATCAATGATATAACTATCTTGATGACCTgagtatttataataaatagtaCCATTCTTGTCAGTATATtctttgaaaatattatcatattttattttgtgattactccatttatttttatcattattcaaTGAATAAAAGTAATGACAGAGAGATCCCTTAATATACacacaaaattgaattaatacTGGATTATAATGCTtgcaaatataaatgtatataataataatatcgCCGATTGGTAATTTGGCAtcatcatcaaattcaattgtataattggaaaatttgattttgtcaattttatttggatgTTTTAATTTGATTCCATCTGCCATCATTACATAGTATGCAATTTCTCTTTTTGAAAACTTATCAGGGCCATAATAATCCAAATAAAACCTAGCAGAAATTACATTGTCATTGTATCTATTTCGAATAGTATTACCAATGCTACTTTTAGTTGGTACTGGTTGTGATTCCCTTAATGAGCCACCATTTGTATCCACACAATACACTACAGTACCATTCAATAATAGTATTAAACtgattaatattattttatctatgttaaattttatcattattaaaatatttatatatgtttatattaaatacatgCAAACACACTAACAATATTACGTATGGTACATGCAAATTCATACACATATTCATTATGGATATATccaatttacaaatatgtGTGATTATAAAAAgagtaaaaattatgaaagAGTgagtatattataaaaaaaattaaaaattatattaaaaagttGAATATTGTCAAGTATTAcaacaattgtttatctaaatattataatttagttttGTAATGTTAATCAATATGcgtatacaaatttgtctatcatttatgtgatttgtataattgattttttgtcATTTACTTAGATTATTTcacattaatttgtataaaatatcattacACATTGTTCACTTATCtccaattgaatttatttacacaatatattatatcataatattatctctaatatcataatattagagataatactatattattagatCATCAAtggtattattataatcaGTATTAATTTGTGGTTTAATACAAAAACCAAGGTTCTAGCTACATTAACAATCATGATGGGTAATTTaatatgatatcatattaatcaattatacattattatcaatataatagtatctaaattaatttgattataacaattataacaataatcttaatcatatttatatattgataattaatttttatatcgATTATCTACAACttcaatttaattgttgatgatttatcatcttacgaatgatattatacaaatttaattataattcaattattatatatatatatggatattggtatataatcattaaatgatacaataaaaatatgtaattatataaatatcaataataatcatatataataaaattaatataatatttgaaaatttcagTATATCtgttataatatatcattctAATTACAATACTAAATATacttttataattatataaatacatatttatcagcataatgtataatatataatatatagttatacatacataataattataaatacactaatataatttatggtataatatacaaaatacaattattataaaatgaaGCTATTCATAtctaaattttataataatactattGTTACCAAATATACATGATGTAAATGGGCGGATAGAGCAGATGGATTATCTGTATAATAACAAACAGTAACAACTAAAAGtgataacaaaaataatagtaACTGCAGACCCATGAATGTATCTGGATAAATGTTAACATTCATGATTGtagtgataataataaattagaatggtaattattgtatCGGAGATAAAGATCGCATCTGATGATATATAGgattgataataaaaatataacaacaacatcaaatataatgatgTAAACGTTTAAAATACTCAGTtatttatcacatataaGTGGGGTCATAGATTTGCATGTTGTATAAAAACACTATATACTCGCTCTAAGGTATAACCATTTCTGAGCATAATCCTCTACAATTCGAAAATTTTCcattacaa
The DNA window shown above is from Babesia microti strain RI chromosome III, complete genome and carries:
- a CDS encoding BMN2 family (overlaps_old_locusTagID:BBM_III04840) — protein: MIKFNIDKIILISLILLLNGTVVYCVDTNGGSLRESQPVPTKSSIGNTIRNRYNDNVISARFYLDYYGPDKFSKREIAYYVMMADGIKLKHPNKIDKIKFSNYTIEFDDDAKLPIGDIIIIYIYICKHYNPVLIQFCVYIKGSLCHYFYSLNNDKNKWSNHKIKYDNIFKEYTDKNGTIYYKYSGHQDSYIIDEYQSEDETLARIHCNEEKCAKVDTIERNNLEIYLK